The proteins below come from a single Candidatus Methylomirabilota bacterium genomic window:
- a CDS encoding Cof-type HAD-IIB family hydrolase: protein MRPAASREVAGYDLLVCDLDGTLIDGSMTLEPSLATAFRRAAERGLAVSIATGRMPAAADRYRDELGITAPVIYYNGALVRDGSGRPDLVSLTLPRGVLARAWAVFSNAPVHPIFYRDGRLHCVEKTFEIRRYCDEEGLRVEVVDDPAGFLELGAFIKTLLIAHPRDLDVVREELTPVVAEHGRLVRTRRDYLEIIPVTASKGAALARLAAHLGVSLARVVAVGDQENDLEMLREAGLGVAMPHAPEPVRHAADRVAPDAADGGLLALFAELFPGRFD, encoded by the coding sequence GTGAGGCCGGCCGCGAGCCGGGAGGTAGCCGGCTACGACCTGCTGGTCTGCGACCTCGACGGCACCTTGATCGACGGCTCGATGACGCTCGAGCCCTCGCTGGCGACCGCGTTCCGGCGGGCCGCCGAGCGTGGGCTCGCGGTCTCGATCGCTACCGGCCGCATGCCCGCTGCGGCCGATCGCTACCGGGACGAGCTGGGCATCACCGCGCCGGTCATCTACTACAACGGCGCGCTCGTCCGCGACGGCAGCGGCCGCCCCGACCTGGTCTCACTGACGCTGCCCCGCGGCGTGCTCGCCCGCGCCTGGGCGGTGTTCTCGAACGCGCCGGTGCACCCCATCTTCTATCGCGACGGGCGGCTCCACTGTGTCGAGAAGACCTTCGAGATTCGCCGCTACTGCGACGAGGAGGGGCTGCGCGTGGAGGTGGTCGACGATCCGGCCGGGTTCCTCGAGCTGGGCGCGTTCATCAAGACGCTGCTCATCGCGCACCCGCGCGATCTCGACGTGGTCCGGGAAGAGCTGACCCCGGTGGTGGCCGAGCACGGCCGCCTGGTGCGCACCCGGCGCGACTACCTCGAGATCATCCCGGTGACCGCCTCCAAGGGCGCGGCGCTGGCGCGGCTGGCCGCTCATCTCGGCGTGTCGCTGGCGCGCGTGGTGGCGGTGGGCGACCAGGAGAACGATCTGGAGATGCTTCGCGAGGCCGGCCTCGGGGTGGCCATGCCGCACGCGCCCGAGCCGGTGCGGCACGCGGCCGACCGCGTGGCGCCGGACGCAGCCGACGGCGGCCTGCTCGCGCTGTTCGCCGAGCTGTTCCCCGGCCGCTTCGACTGA
- a CDS encoding GAF domain-containing protein has product MRGLESRLHETAALLAVARVASTTTDFGEALRLICRELARLTSAETVAAYVRQSEDAELTPVAAYHVPKAALEGLASSRLTAADQRGFDAVFRSGQVIWSDDLPTDARFAIDLFRRFPHQSGLIIPLFIDGQVAGAFYLVWWTARRRFEDAELAPLQAIGEQAGVLLRNARLHEALNTRATRLHTLARLNQLVSSSLEPDEVLSGIAASAVELMRVPAVSVWVFDGLAKRLEARAAAGGMTGLLRRTLEVGEGEVGRVAAERTQLEIADVFGDPRIADPDWWRQSGLKSFLGIPIVFQDLLLGVLVFGGWNAFRFAADDRELLEIFVSQSAAAIAKARLFQDIQDRRRLTEDLYALTQAMDRTMDLQERADIFTAGASRALNFDRLNVWLAESDGATLCLVSGSDVRPDVPRHIPLQGSGGFEVVWRSGITLMVSSDEQLAQMPPLPESLHGHPVLRTRRFALVPLLFQGRPIGVVSADNKPSRRPLTRRGVAHLELFCQQLATSVNNARLYGETRQRERDATILLDVTRKLSSTLELDEVIDLISDGTIQALGCAAAGFYRWDPARGGLVFVRGRNHPMDFARPLLLRPGEGVTGRAYSERRPAWCNDRLTDSSMVYSEGNAAAMARSDAPRAYLAVPILIRDEVFGVLGGSYFVPHVFTEREVNLLANLAAQGAVAIENARLYSATRQNLAGAALLNAAARTLHRTLDVRRLLPDAAGTLAQTFGARRSGLVLFEERGGDVISSGDWSHEAVRALAEPLRRREAPLLVPDASARPDLVASGALDSAEGLAAFPVRGRSRVLGGLLLVFTAPRELTEAETRLVAAYADQLAMALDNASLFEEAENRKTRLEQVFASTSEGFLVLDLERRVVALNRQGGDLLGVNPLEVIGRGLSSLMETIEGSVEWTAAAGQAFVAAIGRPEQTADGDLEVRRPERRTLRWLAMPTRDLLGAVVGATVTIRDVTREREIDRMKTEFVSTVSHELRTPLASIKGSLHLLLSDEGLVLDETQRHLVDISLKNTDRLIRLINNILDISKMEAGHIHLDLALHRPVDFVEMAVEGIKGFAESRTIAIESEVAPDTPEVRVDFDRMVQVVTNLLSNAIKFSPERGRVEVGARGAGGQVEIWVTDHGQGIAPEDVGRLFKKFQQLDGRTVRAVSGTGLGLAICRGIVEEHGGRIGVESQPGQGATFTVRLPVPGVVGATPRVELPAPGAEQAPLVLVVDDEPDVRALLRDMLNTAGIRVIEAGRVLEGVEMARQRQPDVITMDLMLPDLDGFEAIRLLREQPETRDTPVVVLSAIEIEAGDPRALGATVGLVKPFTSADLLKAIHAQIRPRDEARP; this is encoded by the coding sequence GTGAGGGGGCTGGAGTCGCGGCTGCACGAGACGGCGGCGCTGCTCGCGGTCGCGCGGGTGGCCAGCACCACCACCGACTTCGGCGAGGCGCTGCGCCTCATCTGCCGCGAGCTGGCCCGGCTCACCTCAGCCGAGACGGTGGCGGCCTACGTCCGGCAGAGCGAAGACGCCGAGCTGACGCCGGTCGCGGCGTATCACGTACCCAAGGCGGCGCTCGAGGGCCTGGCCAGTAGCCGCCTCACCGCCGCCGACCAGCGCGGGTTCGACGCGGTCTTCCGCAGCGGGCAGGTCATCTGGAGCGACGATCTGCCGACCGATGCGCGCTTCGCCATCGATCTCTTCCGCCGATTCCCCCACCAGTCGGGGCTGATCATCCCGCTGTTCATCGACGGGCAGGTCGCGGGCGCGTTCTACCTGGTGTGGTGGACGGCGCGCCGCCGCTTCGAGGACGCCGAGCTGGCGCCGCTGCAGGCGATCGGCGAGCAGGCCGGCGTCCTGCTGCGCAACGCGCGCCTGCACGAGGCGCTCAACACGCGGGCCACGCGCCTGCACACGCTGGCGCGCCTCAACCAGCTCGTCTCCTCTTCGCTCGAGCCCGACGAAGTGCTCTCCGGCATCGCGGCCTCCGCGGTGGAGCTGATGCGGGTGCCCGCGGTCTCGGTGTGGGTGTTCGACGGGCTCGCGAAGCGCCTCGAAGCGCGCGCGGCGGCCGGCGGCATGACCGGGCTCCTGCGGCGGACGCTCGAGGTCGGCGAGGGCGAGGTGGGCCGGGTCGCCGCCGAGCGGACCCAGCTGGAGATCGCCGACGTGTTCGGCGACCCGCGGATCGCCGATCCCGACTGGTGGCGGCAGAGCGGGCTCAAGAGCTTCCTCGGCATCCCCATCGTCTTCCAGGACCTGCTGCTGGGCGTGCTCGTGTTCGGCGGATGGAATGCCTTCCGGTTCGCGGCCGACGATCGCGAGCTGCTGGAGATCTTCGTCAGCCAGTCCGCGGCGGCGATCGCCAAGGCGCGCCTCTTCCAGGACATCCAGGACCGACGGCGGCTGACCGAAGACCTCTACGCCCTGACCCAGGCGATGGACCGCACCATGGACCTGCAGGAGCGCGCGGACATCTTCACCGCGGGGGCCAGCCGCGCGCTCAACTTCGATCGGCTCAACGTCTGGCTCGCCGAGAGCGACGGGGCGACGCTCTGCCTGGTGTCGGGGAGCGACGTGCGCCCCGACGTGCCCCGTCACATCCCGCTCCAGGGCAGCGGGGGCTTCGAGGTCGTGTGGCGTTCCGGGATCACCCTGATGGTGAGCAGCGACGAGCAGCTCGCGCAGATGCCGCCCTTGCCGGAGAGCCTGCACGGCCATCCGGTGCTTCGGACCCGCCGGTTCGCCCTGGTGCCGCTGCTGTTTCAGGGGCGGCCGATCGGGGTGGTCAGCGCCGACAACAAGCCGAGCCGCCGCCCCCTGACCCGCCGCGGCGTCGCGCACCTCGAGCTCTTCTGCCAGCAGCTCGCCACCTCGGTGAACAACGCGCGCCTCTACGGGGAGACGCGTCAGCGCGAGCGCGACGCCACCATCCTGCTCGACGTGACCCGCAAGCTCTCGTCGACTCTCGAGCTCGACGAGGTGATCGACCTGATCTCCGACGGCACCATCCAGGCCCTCGGCTGCGCGGCGGCCGGCTTCTATCGCTGGGATCCCGCGCGCGGTGGGCTGGTATTCGTGCGCGGCCGCAACCATCCGATGGACTTCGCGCGGCCCCTGTTGCTCCGGCCGGGCGAGGGCGTCACCGGGCGCGCCTACTCCGAGCGGCGTCCCGCGTGGTGCAACGATCGCCTGACCGATTCGTCGATGGTGTACTCGGAGGGCAACGCGGCCGCGATGGCGCGGTCCGACGCGCCCCGCGCCTATCTGGCCGTGCCCATCCTGATCCGCGACGAGGTGTTCGGGGTGCTCGGCGGGTCGTACTTCGTGCCCCACGTGTTCACCGAGCGCGAGGTGAACCTGCTCGCCAACCTGGCCGCGCAGGGCGCGGTGGCCATCGAGAACGCGCGCCTGTACTCGGCCACGCGGCAGAACCTGGCCGGCGCCGCGCTGCTCAACGCGGCGGCGCGCACGCTTCACCGCACGCTCGACGTCCGCCGGCTCTTGCCCGACGCGGCCGGCACCCTCGCCCAGACTTTCGGGGCGCGCCGCTCCGGTCTCGTGCTGTTCGAGGAGCGCGGCGGCGACGTCATCTCGTCGGGAGACTGGAGCCACGAGGCGGTGCGGGCCCTCGCCGAGCCACTGCGGCGGCGCGAGGCACCGCTGCTGGTTCCGGACGCGTCGGCCCGGCCGGACCTGGTCGCCTCCGGGGCCCTGGATTCGGCCGAGGGGCTCGCCGCCTTCCCGGTGCGCGGCCGGAGCCGGGTCCTGGGCGGGCTGCTGCTGGTGTTCACCGCGCCGCGCGAGCTGACCGAGGCGGAGACGCGGCTCGTCGCCGCGTACGCCGACCAGCTCGCGATGGCCCTGGACAACGCGAGCCTCTTCGAGGAGGCCGAGAACCGGAAGACGCGGCTCGAGCAGGTGTTCGCGTCGACGTCGGAGGGCTTCCTGGTGCTCGACCTCGAGCGCCGCGTGGTGGCCCTGAACCGCCAGGGCGGTGATCTCCTCGGGGTGAATCCCCTCGAGGTGATCGGCCGCGGCCTCTCCTCGCTGATGGAGACGATCGAGGGATCCGTCGAGTGGACGGCCGCCGCCGGCCAGGCCTTCGTCGCGGCCATCGGCCGTCCCGAGCAGACCGCCGACGGAGATCTCGAGGTGCGCCGCCCGGAGCGGCGGACGCTGCGCTGGCTGGCCATGCCGACCCGGGACCTGCTGGGGGCGGTGGTGGGGGCCACCGTCACGATCCGGGACGTCACGCGCGAGCGCGAGATCGACCGGATGAAGACCGAGTTCGTCTCCACCGTCTCCCACGAGCTGCGCACCCCGCTGGCGTCCATCAAGGGCTCGCTGCACCTGCTCCTCTCCGACGAGGGGCTCGTGCTCGACGAGACCCAGCGCCACCTGGTGGACATCTCGCTGAAGAACACCGACCGCCTCATCCGGCTCATCAACAACATCCTCGACATCTCCAAGATGGAAGCCGGCCACATCCATCTGGACCTGGCCCTGCATCGCCCGGTCGACTTCGTCGAGATGGCGGTGGAGGGCATCAAGGGCTTCGCGGAGTCGCGGACCATCGCGATCGAGTCGGAGGTCGCCCCGGACACCCCCGAGGTGCGGGTGGATTTCGACCGCATGGTCCAGGTGGTGACGAACCTGCTCTCCAACGCCATCAAGTTCTCCCCCGAGCGCGGCCGGGTGGAGGTCGGGGCGCGCGGCGCCGGCGGCCAGGTCGAGATCTGGGTGACCGATCACGGGCAGGGCATCGCCCCCGAGGACGTCGGCCGCCTGTTCAAGAAGTTCCAGCAGCTCGACGGCCGCACCGTGCGCGCGGTGAGCGGCACCGGGCTCGGGCTCGCCATCTGCCGCGGCATCGTCGAGGAGCACGGCGGTCGGATCGGGGTCGAGAGCCAACCCGGGCAGGGCGCGACCTTCACGGTGCGGCTGCCGGTACCCGGCGTCGTGGGCGCCACGCCCCGCGTCGAGCTGCCCGCGCCGGGGGCCGAGCAGGCGCCGCTGGTGCTGGTGGTCGACGACGAGCCCGACGTGCGCGCGCTGCTGCGCGACATGCTCAACACCGCCGGCATACGGGTGATCGAGGCGGGCCGCGTGCTCGAGGGCGTCGAGATGGCCCGCCAGCGCCAGCCCGACGTCATCACGATGGACCTCATGCTGCCGGATCTGGACGGCTTCGAGGCGATCCGGCTGCTGCGCGAGCAGCCGGAGACGCGCGACACCCCGGTGGTGGTGCTGAGCGCGATCGAAATCGAGGCGGGCGACCCGCGCGCCCTCGGCGCCACCGTCGGCCTGGTCAAGCCGTTCACGTCCGCCGACCTGCTCAAGGCGATCCACGCGCAGATCCGGCCGCGCGACGAGGCCCGGCCGTGA
- a CDS encoding SpoIIE family protein phosphatase — protein MTAARILVVDDEVDINTVLSVTLRRAGYDVVSAADGVEAVEAVERQAPDLILLDIMMPRADGLETLRRIRAHAPAAHVPVIMLTARSTLTDKMDAFERGADDYVAKPFEPAEILARVQALLKRTAQSRVASPLMSVLGDWFTAERMAQFGRDLEAARDIQERLMPPVPPAIAGLEAGAVLRSSTVVGGDFFEIVPMGERTGVAVGDVSGKGIPAALLMVMVRTLLREIARGLTEPADVLTRLNVSLCLDMPPTMFATLVLAVLDPAQPGRVTISSGGHPDPVLFRAGGEPTAVDMGAAGGPVLGVFDDSVYEQTTLGLDTPGDALILVTDGILEAQDQDGHRPGRAALRPVLVRERARNPPALARLLAEDVLRRGGSRIQDDMTVFVLRR, from the coding sequence GTGACCGCCGCGCGCATCCTGGTCGTCGACGACGAGGTGGACATCAACACGGTGCTGAGCGTCACCCTGCGGCGGGCCGGCTACGACGTGGTGAGCGCCGCCGACGGAGTCGAGGCCGTGGAAGCGGTGGAGCGCCAGGCGCCCGACCTGATCCTGCTCGACATCATGATGCCGCGGGCCGACGGCCTCGAGACGCTGCGCCGCATCCGTGCGCACGCGCCCGCCGCGCACGTGCCGGTGATCATGCTCACCGCCCGCTCCACCCTGACCGACAAGATGGACGCCTTCGAGCGCGGCGCCGACGACTACGTGGCCAAGCCGTTCGAGCCCGCCGAGATCCTGGCCCGGGTGCAGGCCCTCCTCAAGCGCACCGCACAGTCGCGGGTGGCCAGCCCGCTCATGAGCGTGCTGGGCGACTGGTTCACCGCCGAGCGCATGGCCCAGTTCGGCCGCGATCTCGAGGCGGCGCGCGACATCCAGGAGCGGTTGATGCCCCCGGTGCCGCCGGCCATCGCCGGCCTCGAAGCGGGCGCGGTGCTGCGCTCGTCCACCGTGGTGGGCGGCGACTTCTTCGAGATCGTTCCCATGGGCGAGCGGACCGGTGTGGCGGTCGGCGACGTCTCCGGCAAGGGCATCCCGGCCGCGCTGCTGATGGTCATGGTGCGGACGCTGCTGCGCGAGATCGCCCGCGGCCTGACCGAGCCCGCCGACGTGCTCACCCGGCTGAACGTCTCGCTGTGCCTGGACATGCCCCCGACCATGTTCGCCACGCTGGTGCTCGCGGTGCTCGATCCGGCCCAGCCCGGCCGGGTCACGATCTCGAGCGGGGGGCATCCGGATCCGGTGCTCTTCCGCGCCGGCGGCGAGCCGACCGCGGTGGACATGGGCGCCGCGGGCGGCCCGGTGCTCGGCGTCTTCGACGATTCCGTCTACGAGCAGACCACGCTCGGCCTCGACACGCCCGGCGACGCTCTCATCCTGGTCACCGACGGGATCCTGGAGGCCCAGGACCAGGACGGCCACCGGCCCGGGCGCGCCGCGCTCCGTCCGGTGCTGGTGCGCGAGCGCGCGCGCAATCCGCCGGCGCTGGCCCGGCTCCTGGCCGAGGACGTGCTCCGGCGCGGCGGCTCGCGCATCCAGGACGACATGACCGTCTTCGTGCTCAGGCGCTAG
- a CDS encoding tetratricopeptide repeat protein codes for MSWRASSRSRRPGSAISRLARTLAALAILAAPAGVTAQPAADPQSWESPMAAGDRAYQQGRYAEAERFFASALERAERVGPQDPRVALSLGQLAAAYQAGGKYPPAEPLLQRALVIGETLLGPNHPEVAATLTALGGLDAARGRFGQADPLLRRALSIDERVLGPEHVEVAGTLDALASLERQQGRYTDAETRSRRALAIREKALGPEQVEVAASLSTLAALYRTQSRYVETEQLTQRALAIREKALGPEHPAVIAPLVTLSAVYVEQGRFAQAEPLARRALAVAEKALGPEHPDVATALDPLAALARVRGRYAEAEALGRRALGIREKALGPEHPAVAASLSDLAEVAVLRQNGAPAEPLATRAIAIQEKTLGPEHPDLARSLRALGESQRLQNRYADAETSYQRALAIDEKRLGPDSPRVALDLVSLANLYRIQGRFPQAEPLYRRAQAIGEKVLGPEHPQVAAGIVELASLYRAQSRFAQAEPLYQWALTLQRKSLGPEHPEVAETLDEYGALLKQTNRDAEAAEMQAQARAIRAKLPAAN; via the coding sequence GTGAGCTGGAGGGCATCCTCCCGCTCACGAAGACCGGGAAGCGCAATTAGCCGCCTCGCCCGGACCCTGGCCGCGCTCGCGATCCTGGCCGCGCCGGCCGGCGTCACCGCCCAGCCCGCGGCCGATCCGCAGAGCTGGGAGTCGCCGATGGCGGCAGGCGATCGCGCCTACCAGCAGGGGCGCTACGCGGAAGCCGAGCGCTTCTTCGCCTCCGCGCTGGAGCGAGCGGAGCGCGTGGGACCTCAGGATCCGCGGGTGGCCCTGAGCCTGGGCCAGCTCGCTGCCGCCTATCAGGCCGGCGGCAAGTATCCGCCCGCCGAGCCCCTCCTCCAGCGCGCGCTCGTCATCGGCGAGACGCTGCTCGGACCCAATCATCCCGAGGTCGCCGCGACCTTGACCGCGCTGGGCGGCCTGGACGCCGCGCGGGGCCGCTTCGGCCAGGCCGACCCGCTCCTGCGCCGCGCCCTGTCCATCGACGAGCGCGTGCTGGGACCCGAGCACGTCGAGGTCGCCGGCACGCTCGACGCGCTGGCCTCGCTCGAGCGCCAGCAGGGCCGCTACACGGACGCCGAGACCCGCAGCCGCCGCGCGCTGGCCATCCGCGAAAAAGCCCTGGGGCCCGAGCAGGTCGAGGTGGCCGCGAGCCTGTCGACCCTCGCCGCGCTCTACCGGACCCAGAGCCGCTACGTGGAGACCGAGCAGCTGACCCAGCGCGCGCTGGCCATCCGCGAAAAAGCCCTCGGGCCCGAGCACCCGGCGGTGATCGCGCCGCTGGTGACGTTGAGCGCGGTGTACGTCGAGCAGGGCCGCTTCGCTCAGGCCGAGCCGCTGGCCCGCCGCGCCCTCGCGGTGGCCGAGAAGGCGCTCGGGCCGGAACACCCCGACGTCGCGACGGCCCTCGACCCGCTCGCCGCGCTCGCCCGGGTTCGCGGCCGCTACGCCGAGGCCGAGGCGCTCGGCCGGCGCGCGCTCGGCATCCGCGAGAAGGCGCTCGGGCCGGAACACCCCGCGGTGGCCGCGTCCCTCAGCGATCTGGCCGAGGTCGCGGTGCTCAGGCAGAACGGCGCGCCGGCCGAGCCGCTGGCCACCCGCGCGATCGCCATCCAGGAGAAAACGCTCGGACCCGAGCATCCGGATCTCGCGCGAAGCCTGCGCGCGCTCGGCGAGTCGCAGCGGCTGCAGAATCGATATGCCGACGCGGAGACGTCGTACCAGCGGGCGCTCGCCATCGACGAGAAGCGGCTGGGCCCGGACTCGCCGCGCGTCGCGCTCGATCTGGTCAGCCTGGCCAACCTCTACCGGATCCAGGGCCGGTTCCCCCAGGCGGAGCCGCTCTATCGGCGGGCCCAGGCGATCGGCGAGAAGGTGCTGGGGCCCGAGCATCCCCAGGTCGCGGCCGGCATCGTGGAACTGGCGTCGCTCTATCGCGCCCAGAGCCGCTTCGCGCAGGCCGAGCCGCTGTACCAGTGGGCGCTGACGCTCCAGCGCAAGTCGCTCGGCCCGGAGCATCCGGAGGTCGCCGAGACCCTCGACGAGTACGGCGCCCTGCTCAAGCAGACGAATCGCGACGCCGAAGCCGCCGAGATGCAGGCCCAGGCCCGCGCCATCCGCGCGAAGCTCCCCGCCGCGAACTAG
- a CDS encoding methyltransferase domain-containing protein, whose amino-acid sequence MPAHPDPWRAIDRQPDPARYVRMMESRGRTPTQARLRRRFLRFCGITRGWRVLEVGCGSGVVTREVAALVGARGRVTGVDKSRVLMAAARRRAREAGLDGRIDFRLGDAGALPLRSGRFDCALAVTVLLHVARPGAVLRELVRVTRAGGVVGLQDQDFGTQVLDHPDRALTRLIFDGVAARMYPEPYSGRTLVRRLVALGLERVRLLADVYQVRSLDPFTHDLLERRAGNAVKFGLIGAARAARWVAAIERADAAGHFVFTFNYYGAAGLKPRP is encoded by the coding sequence GTGCCCGCGCATCCCGATCCCTGGCGCGCCATCGACCGCCAGCCCGATCCGGCGCGCTACGTGCGCATGATGGAGTCGCGCGGCCGGACGCCGACCCAGGCGCGCTTGCGCCGGCGCTTCCTGCGCTTCTGCGGGATCACGCGGGGATGGCGCGTGCTCGAGGTGGGCTGCGGCAGCGGGGTGGTGACCCGCGAGGTGGCCGCGCTGGTGGGCGCGCGCGGCCGCGTCACCGGCGTGGACAAGAGCCGCGTGCTGATGGCGGCAGCGCGCCGCCGCGCGCGCGAGGCGGGGCTCGACGGCCGCATCGACTTCCGGCTGGGCGACGCCGGCGCCCTGCCCCTGCGAAGCGGCCGCTTCGATTGCGCGCTGGCGGTGACGGTGCTGCTGCACGTGGCGCGCCCCGGCGCCGTGCTGCGCGAGCTGGTGCGGGTCACCCGCGCGGGCGGGGTGGTGGGGCTCCAGGACCAGGACTTCGGCACCCAGGTGCTCGATCATCCGGATCGAGCGCTGACGCGGCTGATCTTCGACGGCGTGGCCGCGCGCATGTATCCCGAACCCTACTCGGGCCGCACCCTGGTGCGCCGACTCGTGGCGCTGGGGCTCGAGCGCGTGCGCCTGCTCGCCGACGTCTACCAGGTGCGGAGCCTCGATCCGTTCACGCACGATCTGCTCGAGCGGCGCGCCGGCAACGCGGTGAAGTTCGGGCTGATCGGCGCGGCGCGCGCGGCCCGCTGGGTCGCGGCGATCGAGCGGGCGGACGCGGCGGGCCACTTTGTCTTCACCTTCAACTACTACGGCGCCGCCGGCCTCAAGCCCCGCCCCTAG
- a CDS encoding ABC transporter substrate-binding protein — MISAPSRSGSTHLTIEVILQAYGWERGWTLLRQTGGNMGSITERRFGVPEAVVSGQYGIGVVIDFFGLSAIASGRPIDFAYPSLMSVVPASVAVVRNGPNPANARAFVEYLLGEEGQLRLFGPGIGRLSVVPALCAKAPKGYPNPFATKLGGVDFVHKLSSGRRNIVNSLFDHVITFRHAELKAAWGAIHAADAQEAKAKAAYARARELAEGASSRIR; from the coding sequence GTGATCTCCGCGCCCTCGCGCAGCGGCAGCACGCATCTCACCATCGAGGTGATCCTGCAGGCGTACGGCTGGGAGAGGGGCTGGACGCTGCTCCGGCAGACCGGCGGCAACATGGGCTCGATCACCGAGCGCCGCTTCGGGGTGCCGGAGGCGGTGGTCTCGGGGCAATACGGGATCGGCGTGGTGATCGACTTCTTCGGCCTCTCCGCGATCGCCTCCGGCCGGCCCATCGACTTCGCGTACCCCTCGCTCATGTCGGTGGTGCCGGCCTCGGTGGCGGTGGTGAGGAACGGCCCCAATCCGGCGAACGCGCGGGCCTTCGTCGAGTACCTGCTGGGCGAGGAGGGCCAGCTGCGGCTCTTCGGGCCGGGGATCGGCCGCCTGTCCGTGGTTCCCGCGCTCTGCGCGAAGGCCCCGAAGGGCTATCCCAATCCGTTCGCGACGAAGCTGGGCGGGGTGGACTTCGTCCACAAGCTCTCCTCCGGCCGCCGCAACATCGTCAACTCGCTGTTCGATCACGTGATCACGTTCCGTCACGCGGAGCTGAAGGCGGCCTGGGGCGCGATCCACGCCGCGGACGCCCAGGAGGCGAAGGCCAAGGCGGCCTACGCGCGGGCGCGCGAGCTGGCCGAGGGGGCGTCCTCGCGGATCCGCTGA